From Canis lupus baileyi chromosome 16, mCanLup2.hap1, whole genome shotgun sequence:
caGGATGGAACAAGCAGAgtcaagaaaattagaaataggcCCTTGCTCTCATTCCTAAAAACCATGCAAAGCAGAACGGCCCAGTCAATACAAAATGAAAGATGCTCAAAGAAtctaaagaaaatacagaaaggagATCCTGatgattaaaataattatctttcagTAAAGACTAAGCTAAAAGATGAGAATATCCATGTGAAAACATGCcgaagacaaaatgaaaaagtcCATTAACAGTGCAGTGAATAGTGCATTCCAGCCATCGGAATGCCACAGAAAACCAAAGGGAAAAGTAGAAGGGAAAGAGCATGTTGTTTCAATAGAAAACACGGTTAAGACATAGGTTAAGGTATTCAACTTCTGCAAACTCAGAAGTTAATTACAGAGTTAAATGAAGGCTGCACATGAGGATCAATGCAACACAGCACACTTACTCTGCAAGACATACTATGGAACATACAGCAGATAAAAAAAAGGTTGCCAATAAACAAGCTAATAATTTCTATAGCCTAATAACCCTGAAAGGTAATGCAATACTTggaaaaatagggataataagcCATCAGGTTAACAAATGAAGGATGTGGTTTTAACGTGTTCTAAGGAAACACCAGGTCAACTATCATTCACACAAATCAGAGcagaaaagggggaaataatGCCTGTTTCCTACTGAATGGTGTTTGTGGTAAGTATAAAGAAGAATACAGTTTGAAATGGAACTCTGCCTATGCCCAAAGAAATGTGAGTGGGGACAAAAGAGTGTGAAGTAGTCTCTTATTAATGAATTAAATTCTCACATAAACTAACCTTTCTCCTTGGATTTTCTATCTTGTTCTCTGTCCCGACTTTTGCTCCTATGCTTATAGGACTTTCGATCCCGGCTTTTTGATCTTCTTCGATCCCGACTACGAGATCTATGCTTTCTTTCTGATCTATCATGGCTTCTGCTTCTTCGTCGATCTCTACTTCTTCAcaattgaaaacaaaagaaaaacttcagCTGACgttacaatgagaaaaaaaaaatctttcgaCAATTACACGCCGTTCATTAACAAGATCAAGTATCCTTAAAAGGCAAACAGAGTCCACTAATACATATTTACAGTAGAAATCTTAAGAATTGAAAATTACTGAAAATCTAACTTTAATTTCTcaaatagtactttttttttttttttttttttttttttgagaaagagagggcaagCACATACAcaggtggagaggagagagggagagaatctttagcaggctccatgctgaacatggagcctgatgtggtgctttatctcatgacctgagctgaaatcaagagtcagatgcttaaccgacagagccacccaggcacccctatcattgtgctttttaaaactcttcaatcccgaggatccctgggtggcgcagcggtttggcgcctgcctttggcccagggcgcgatcctgaagacccgggatcgaatcccacgtcgggctcccggtgcatggagcctgcttctccctctgcctgtgtctctgcctctctctctctgtgtgtgtgactatcataaataaataaaagttaaaaaaaaataaaaaaaataaaactcttcaatCCCAACTCTTAAACAGTAAAATGgatttcattttccatatttttaaagaattacaaaaCATTTTAGTCAGGTTCTGTATGATGTCATCCAAAGCAAAAGTAGGTAACTTTACCAAAGTGacttataataatttaaatgtcttcttagggatccctgggtggcgcagcggtttggcgcctgcctttggcccagggcgcgatcctggagacccgggatcaaatcccacatcaggctcccggtgcatggagcctgcttctccctctgcctgtgtctctgcctctctctctctctctctctgtgactatcataaataaatttaaaaaaaaaaattaaatgtcttctTAGAATCAGTGAGAATAGAATCACTTAAAGAGACCATCTGGTAACATGCACTTCCTAGGAAGAGTGCATCAAACCTCTTCAGACTGGtgggaaataaaaagaagttgcCTTGAAGATAGACTGGCTTACTAATTCTACTCTCATACTCCATCCTAATGCCTGACAATACTTAAGAACTTCCCAAGGACCACAAAGATAACACTGGCAATTGCTACTGTTCAGGGCTTACTCGTTACACACTAGGCACCGTCTTGCATGCTCTATATACCTGCTTCGCCTTCTTTCTCTACTTCGCGATCTCTTGTGGTCCCGAGACCTGCTGCACCTTCGGTCTGAAGTTCGGCTTGAATGCCGACTTCGTGAAcgacttctctttcttctttctctgtctcttgccctttctttctctctttcctcctcttctctccgtcttttcctttctctttcttctctttctctctcccgctctttttctctttcttctcgttcttgtttctccttttttaaacGCTCATCACGATCAGgttcttcagttctttttcttaacttttcctGAAAGAAATCAAGTTTGATTTTTATAGAATACCCTTAAAGACACTATCAAATAATGGTTACCTAATGTAAAGCACGTGTAGATCAACTTACAGAATTTCACGccctaaaagaaaaatgtagaaattcCAACACCATGTTTGTATGCAAGATGTTACTACTTGACTAAGTCCTTAGGGATAGTCTCCCAAATTCCTGACACAAgagcatgaagaaaataaagtgctCTGATAATCTGATGGACAGTAAAATTTTATAGGGATCATCAGTTTCAAATAAGACACAGAAGCAAAATATCAACAAGAGGCCTATGTCTCTATGTGGTCAATTTTTAGCCCTCCTAAAACAGAGTATTAGCTGTGGCTAAAGTGCATGCTTGAAAGAAACTTACTTTTAATTCTTCTACAGTAGCTTTAATTTTGGCATAGCCCATGTGCTGTTTTCCCATCAAATGGTCATCTACCCGGGACTGGGCATCTCCTACTATCAAAAAGGCTCCACATACTTCACaaacttccatttgtttttcttgggcAGCAAAACTTTCAATCGTCTAAAATGATAAATCAGTTTATTAGAAGAGTATCTgaggaagagagaacaaaatCCAAAATAGTACTTAAAATCTAGAATAGATTTCTAATTCCATGTATTTCTCCAAAACTCTAATATTGAGCAGCAACTAATCAACTTTTAGAGCAAGGAAGCAAGGCAACAGCAACCAACTTTCTATATTAAAAAGAAGTGTTGAGACCCCATCACTCAACTGTAACAAATGAATTGTTCACACCACCTTGAAAAAGGTTAACTGTCTTTCAGAAAGGTACCTATTCTAGTCCAAATTCATTTCTCAGGTTCAAAAGGCTAAAGATGTGCTctaagtcagtagagcatgtggctcttgacctcagggttgtgagttcaagcctacaatgggcatagagcttacttaaaaaaaaaattggggcagcccagggggctcagtggtttagcactgccttcagcccagggcctgatcctggagacccaggatcgagtcccacgtcaggctccctgcatggagcctgcttctccctctgcctgtgtctctgcctttctgcctcatctctctatatatacatatatctctcatgaataaataaataaaatcttaaaaaaaagattgttttcccCTAAAATGCTTTAGGAAACTGAATTCACTAAGCATAATCTGTACATATCCTATTCAATATCTAGGAACCATTGGCCAATTATATCCTACCATCAATATCCAAAACATACATATTACATTCTCTAATTAatacaaaaaagtagaaaatacttCGAGTATACCAATTTTGAGCTAAGGTAAATATGTACAGGGTAATTTATATTAACAAGAAaattaaggggcgcctgggtggctcagtctagcAAACGACtcgatttcagcttgggtcatgatctcggggtcatggtgGGCCCCCCACTCAGTGAGGCGtctgcttcttttcctttccttctttccccactTGCACACATacgctctaaaaataaatatatctttaagaaaagagagagagagaaagaccaacCCAGGCCCCACTGAATAGTCATGATCTAAGCCATGGGTTGGCACGTAGCAGCTAGAAgcttgcttttgtaaataaagttttattggaacacagccacattcaAATGTTTATGCATTATTCAAAGCTACTTTCATAATATAAAGCCAGAGCTTGGTAGCTGCCAGGGACCCTGTGGACTGCAAACTTAAAGTTATTTACTGTGTGGCCCTTCAAGATACAATTTGCAGCTCTTGATTTAGAACATTAGAAAACTGTTTACTAAGACTGTCAAATAGGAAGAGGTCCTAGTAATTCAAAGCTAAACAGCCGGGATAAATCAAAATGAGGTTGCTACTCACCGAGGTTGTGGACCTAAgcaattctctctcttcttttaactGTTCAACTAATTTCATCATTCCCTGGG
This genomic window contains:
- the LUC7L3 gene encoding luc7-like protein 3 isoform X6, which gives rise to MISAAQLLDELMGRDRNLAPDEKRSNVRWDHESVCKYYLCGFCPAELFTNTRSDLGPCEKIHDENLRKQYEKSSRFMKVGYERDFLRYLQSLLAEVERRIRRGHARLALSQNQQSSGAAGPTGKNEEKIQVLTDKIDVLLQQIEELGSEGKVEEAQGMMKLVEQLKEERELLRSTTSTIESFAAQEKQMEVCEVCGAFLIVGDAQSRVDDHLMGKQHMGYAKIKATVEELKEKLRKRTEEPDRDERLKKEKQEREEREKEREREREERERKRRREEEEREKERARDRERRKRSRSRSRHSSRTSDRRCSRSRDHKRSRSRERRRSRSRDRRRSRSHDRSERKHRSRSRDRRRSKSRDRKSYKHRSKSRDREQDRKSKEKVQRKYAQMKMELSRVRRHTKASSEGKDSVVLQNILRTTVRRFLEEN
- the LUC7L3 gene encoding luc7-like protein 3 isoform X4, with translation MISAAQLLDELMGRDRNLAPDEKRSNVRWDHESVCKYYLCGFCPAELFTNTRSDLGPCEKIHDENLRKQYEKSSRFMKVGYERDFLRYLQSLLAEVERRIRRGHARLALSQNQQSSGAAGPTGKNEEKIQVLTDKIDVLLQQIEELGSEGKVEEAQGMMKLVEQLKEERELLRSTTSTIESFAAQEKQMEVCEVCGAFLIVGDAQSRVDDHLMGKQHMGYAKIKATVEELKEKLRKRTEEPDRDERLKKEKQEREEREKEREREREERERKRRREEEEREKERARDRERRKRSRSRSRHSSRTSDRRCSRSRDHKRSRSRERRRSRSRDRRRSRSHDRSERKHRSRSRDRRRSKSRDRKSYKHRSKSRDREQDRKSKEKVQRKYAQMKMELSRVRRHTKASSEGKDSVVLQNILRYIVLSQLFCSRLVPPLVCLFGNYCPRL
- the LUC7L3 gene encoding luc7-like protein 3 isoform X5, giving the protein MISAAQLLDELMGRDRNLAPDEKRSNVRWDHESVCKYYLCGFCPAELFTNTRSDLGPCEKIHDENLRKQYEKSSRFMKVGYERDFLRYLQSLLAEVERRIRRGHARLALSQNQQSSGAAGPTGKNEEKIQVLTDKIDVLLQQIEELGSEGKVEEAQGMMKLVEQLKEERELLRSTTSTIESFAAQEKQMEVCEVCGAFLIVGDAQSRVDDHLMGKQHMGYAKIKATVEELKEKLRKRTEEPDRDERLKKEKQEREEREKEREREREERERKRRREEEEREKERARDRERRKRSRSRSRHSSRTSDRRCSRSRDHKRSRSRERRRSRSRDRRRSRSHDRSERKHRSRSRDRRRSKSRDRKSYKHRSKSRDREQDRKSKEKEKRGSDDKKSSVKSSSREKQSEDTNTESKESDTKNEVNGTSEDIKSEGDTQSN
- the LUC7L3 gene encoding luc7-like protein 3 isoform X7, with the translated sequence MISAAQLLDELMGRDRNLAPDEKRSNVRWDHESVCKYYLCGFCPAELFTNTRSDLGPCEKIHDENLRKQYEKSSRFMKVGYERDFLRYLQSLLAEVERRIRRGHARLALSQNQQSSGAAGPTGKNEEKIQVLTDKIDVLLQQIEELGSEGKVEEAQGMMKLVEQLKEERELLRSTTSTIESFAAQEKQMEVCEVCGAFLIVGDAQSRVDDHLMGKQHMGYAKIKATVEELKEKLRKRTEEPDRDERLKKEKQEREEREKEREREREERERKRRREEEEREKERARDRERRKRSRSRSRHSSRTSDRRCSRSRDHKRSRSRERRRSRSRDRRRSRSHDRSERKHRSRSRDRRRSKSRDRKSYKHRSKSRDREQDRKSKEKVQRKYAQMKMELSRVRRHTKASSEGKDSVVLQNILSVGVVSGP